A stretch of the Bordetella genomosp. 8 genome encodes the following:
- a CDS encoding ABC transporter substrate-binding protein, whose product MLVPSRLAVACAAAFSLTAASALAQTPTGYPSDYQKIIDGAKKEGTVVIYSTTDTKTADPIIKGFEAAYPGVKVEYNDMNSTELYNRYISEQASGGNSGDVVWSSSMDSALQLAKDYALQYKSPEEGKLPSWAVWKDTAYGTTYEPAVFIYNKRLIPQGDVPKTHGDLAKLVAAQTDKFKNKVTTYDIEKSAVGFMLAVQDKMNDPHYFDTLRDTAKGGLVVQSSTGTMMERVSSGENLIGYNILGSYAEARARKDESLGIVYPTDYTLVLSRVAFISKKSKHRNAAKLWLDYLLSQKGQDLVANKADMASIRDDIPGDNDVDGMTKKLGKALKPIPVNETLLDYLQQKKRLEFINDWRKAAGK is encoded by the coding sequence ATGCTAGTCCCGTCACGCCTGGCGGTGGCCTGCGCCGCCGCTTTTTCCCTGACCGCCGCGTCCGCGCTGGCGCAGACCCCCACGGGCTACCCCTCCGATTACCAGAAGATCATCGACGGCGCCAAGAAAGAAGGCACGGTGGTGATTTATTCGACCACGGACACCAAGACGGCCGATCCCATCATCAAGGGCTTCGAAGCCGCCTACCCGGGCGTCAAGGTCGAATACAACGACATGAACAGCACGGAGCTCTACAACCGCTACATCAGCGAACAGGCTTCGGGCGGCAACAGCGGCGACGTCGTGTGGAGTTCGTCCATGGATTCGGCGCTGCAGCTGGCCAAGGACTACGCCCTGCAATACAAGTCGCCGGAAGAAGGCAAGCTGCCTTCCTGGGCCGTGTGGAAGGACACCGCCTACGGCACCACCTACGAACCCGCGGTCTTCATCTACAACAAGCGCCTGATCCCGCAGGGAGACGTTCCCAAAACGCACGGCGACCTGGCCAAGCTGGTGGCCGCGCAGACCGACAAGTTCAAGAACAAGGTCACCACCTACGACATCGAGAAATCCGCCGTTGGCTTCATGCTGGCGGTGCAGGACAAGATGAACGACCCGCACTACTTCGACACGCTGCGCGATACCGCCAAGGGCGGCCTGGTGGTGCAGTCGTCGACCGGCACGATGATGGAGCGGGTGTCGTCCGGCGAAAACCTGATCGGCTACAACATCCTGGGTTCCTATGCGGAAGCGCGGGCCCGCAAGGACGAATCGCTGGGCATCGTCTATCCGACCGACTACACGCTGGTGCTGTCGCGCGTGGCCTTCATCAGCAAGAAATCCAAGCACCGCAACGCCGCCAAGCTGTGGCTGGATTACCTGCTGTCGCAGAAGGGCCAGGACCTGGTGGCCAACAAGGCCGACATGGCGTCGATCCGCGACGACATCCCGGGCGACAACGACGTCGACGGCATGACCAAGAAGCTGGGCAAGGCGCTCAAGCCCATCCCCGTGAACGAAACGCTGCTGGACTACCTGCAGCAGAAGAAGCGCCTCGAATTCATCAACGACTGGCGCAAGGCGGCGGGCAAGTAA
- a CDS encoding ABC transporter permease, translating to MQTLRSRWQSLPRGVVVLITALAIYVPLSLIVYQSFLSAPFFSPSKEVGLDAFRFIFDDPDFYKALVSGLILAFGLFIIAVPLGGMLAFLLVRTDLPGRNWIQPLILVPVFVSPMVLGFGYVVAAGPVGFFSIWAKELLGFVPWNVYSMTSIVIIAGLTHVPHAYLYISSALRSMGSDVEEAARVTGASPLRVMMSVSLPMVRPALLYASVLLFFLGLEVFGLVLVLGDPEGNLVLATYLYKLTNKLGTPSYHLMAAVAVVLICITIPLVALQRRLMRTANRFVTVKGKASRARPLPLGKWRGIASAVVWLWLIVAIFVPLAGVVLRAFVSNWGMGVSLLDVLSLDAFRSVWGQPNLLRAIVNSVAIGVFGGALAVVCYTFIGLAMHRKQDHVTRFLDYSVLVPRAVPGLLAGLAFLWVFLFVPLWLDNALDEGGLLHFLPYADWLRENFVEWLRSIRSTIFSVWLAYTVVWMAYGLRLISSTLLQVGPELEEAARSAGARRGQVTRHVTVPLARYGLIGSWLLMFLIFEREYSTGVYLLSPGTETIGSMLVSLWAAGAIDIVAALSFINIALVVVGLGIALRFGVKLHD from the coding sequence ATGCAGACATTGCGCTCCAGATGGCAGTCATTGCCGCGCGGCGTAGTGGTATTGATCACCGCACTGGCCATTTACGTGCCGCTGTCGCTGATCGTGTACCAGAGCTTCCTGTCCGCGCCTTTCTTCTCGCCATCGAAAGAAGTCGGCCTGGATGCCTTCCGTTTCATCTTCGACGATCCGGATTTCTACAAGGCCCTGGTCAGCGGCCTGATCCTGGCGTTCGGCCTGTTCATCATCGCGGTGCCGCTGGGCGGCATGCTGGCTTTCCTGCTGGTACGCACCGACCTCCCGGGGCGCAACTGGATCCAGCCGCTGATCCTGGTGCCGGTGTTCGTATCGCCGATGGTGCTGGGTTTCGGCTATGTGGTGGCGGCCGGCCCGGTGGGCTTTTTCTCCATCTGGGCGAAGGAACTGCTGGGCTTCGTGCCGTGGAACGTCTATTCCATGACCAGCATCGTCATCATCGCCGGCCTGACCCACGTGCCGCACGCCTATCTGTACATTTCGTCGGCGCTGCGCAGCATGGGTTCGGACGTGGAGGAAGCGGCGCGCGTCACCGGCGCATCGCCCCTGCGCGTAATGATGTCGGTCAGCCTGCCCATGGTGCGGCCGGCATTGCTGTACGCGTCGGTGCTGCTGTTCTTCCTGGGCCTGGAGGTCTTCGGCCTGGTGCTGGTGCTGGGCGATCCGGAAGGCAACCTGGTGCTGGCCACCTACCTGTACAAGCTGACCAATAAACTGGGCACGCCGTCGTACCACCTGATGGCCGCGGTGGCCGTGGTGCTGATCTGCATCACGATCCCGCTGGTGGCGCTGCAGCGGCGCCTGATGCGCACCGCCAACCGTTTCGTGACCGTGAAGGGCAAGGCCTCGCGTGCGCGGCCGCTGCCGCTGGGCAAATGGCGCGGCATTGCCAGCGCGGTGGTGTGGCTGTGGCTGATCGTCGCGATCTTCGTGCCGCTCGCCGGCGTGGTGCTGCGCGCCTTCGTCTCCAATTGGGGCATGGGCGTCTCGCTGCTGGACGTGCTGTCGCTGGACGCCTTCCGCTCGGTGTGGGGCCAACCCAACCTGCTGCGCGCCATCGTCAATTCGGTCGCGATCGGGGTGTTCGGCGGCGCGCTGGCGGTCGTGTGCTACACCTTCATCGGCCTGGCCATGCACCGCAAGCAGGACCACGTGACGCGCTTCCTGGACTACAGCGTGCTGGTCCCCCGCGCCGTGCCGGGCCTGCTGGCCGGCCTGGCTTTCCTGTGGGTGTTCCTGTTCGTGCCGCTGTGGCTGGACAACGCCCTGGACGAAGGCGGGCTGCTGCACTTCCTGCCCTACGCCGACTGGCTGCGCGAGAACTTTGTGGAATGGCTGCGCTCGATCCGCAGCACCATCTTCAGCGTGTGGCTGGCCTACACCGTGGTGTGGATGGCCTATGGCCTGCGCCTGATCTCGTCGACGCTGCTGCAGGTCGGCCCGGAACTCGAGGAAGCCGCGCGCAGTGCCGGCGCGCGCCGGGGCCAGGTGACGCGCCACGTCACCGTCCCGCTCGCGCGCTACGGGCTGATCGGCTCCTGGCTGCTGATGTTCCTGATCTTCGAGCGCGAGTATTCCACCGGCGTCTACCTGCTGTCGCCCGGCACGGAAACCATAGGCTCCATGCTGGTCTCGCTATGGGCGGCGGGCGCCATCGACATCGTGGCGGCGCTTTCCTTCATCAATATCGCGCTGGTCGTGGTCGGCCTGGGCATCGCCCTGCGATTCGGAGTGAAACTTCATGATTGA
- a CDS encoding ABC transporter ATP-binding protein — protein sequence MIELSVDDLHLDYGDNPVLKGVSMALKQGEVVSLLGPSGSGKTTLLRAVAGLEAPKRGKIAIGERLVYDGAARREVPAEERNLGLVFQSYALWPHKTVFDNVAYPLQLRRTSAAETRQRVQEVLDQLGLGHLAQRHPHQLSGGQQQRVAIGRALVYNPPVILLDEPLSNLDAKLREEARAFLRELIVRLGLSALMVTHDQSEAMAISDRILLLNNGRIEQQGTPQEMYGSPATLFAAEFMGTNNRLNGRVVEVRDGEARLEGQGWALWGRAGAGVQEGQEAVGVIRVESVRLGEEAQGNHVDMRLMTSMYLGDRWEYVFRPPGEESVSAMALRAYGQEHRAPGAHRLALPPSRLWIFPRQA from the coding sequence ATGATTGAACTATCCGTTGACGACCTGCACCTGGACTACGGCGACAATCCGGTCCTGAAAGGCGTATCGATGGCCCTGAAGCAGGGCGAAGTCGTATCCCTGCTGGGCCCGTCGGGCAGCGGCAAGACGACGCTGCTGCGTGCCGTGGCCGGCCTGGAAGCGCCCAAGCGCGGCAAGATCGCCATCGGCGAACGCCTGGTCTACGACGGCGCGGCGCGCCGCGAAGTGCCGGCCGAAGAGCGCAACCTGGGCCTGGTGTTCCAGTCCTACGCGCTGTGGCCGCATAAAACGGTGTTCGACAACGTCGCCTATCCCCTGCAGCTGCGCCGCACGTCCGCCGCGGAAACCCGCCAGCGCGTGCAGGAAGTGCTGGACCAGCTGGGCCTGGGACACCTGGCGCAGCGCCATCCGCACCAGTTGTCGGGCGGCCAGCAGCAACGCGTGGCCATCGGGCGCGCGCTGGTTTACAACCCGCCGGTCATACTCCTGGATGAACCCTTGTCCAACCTGGATGCCAAGCTGCGCGAGGAAGCCCGCGCCTTCCTGCGCGAACTGATCGTGCGGCTGGGCCTGTCGGCGCTGATGGTGACGCATGACCAGAGCGAAGCGATGGCGATCTCCGACCGCATCCTGCTGCTGAACAACGGGCGTATCGAACAACAGGGCACGCCGCAGGAAATGTACGGCTCGCCCGCCACCCTGTTCGCCGCCGAGTTCATGGGCACCAACAACCGCCTGAACGGCCGCGTCGTCGAAGTGCGCGATGGCGAAGCCAGGCTGGAAGGCCAGGGCTGGGCGCTATGGGGCCGGGCCGGCGCGGGGGTGCAGGAAGGCCAGGAGGCCGTCGGCGTGATCCGCGTGGAAAGCGTGCGGCTGGGCGAGGAAGCGCAAGGCAACCACGTCGACATGCGGCTGATGACCAGCATGTACCTGGGCGATCGCTGGGAATACGTTTTCCGTCCTCCCGGAGAAGAATCGGTCAGCGCCATGGCGCTGCGCGCCTACGGCCAGGAACACCGGGCGCCGGGCGCGCACAGGCTGGCCCTGCCGCCATCCCGGCTGTGGATTTTTCCGCGCCAGGCATAG
- a CDS encoding energy transducer TonB, translated as MGARAQHHLWLALAISLIVHAAILAVRFAPPRTPRPPAQSLEIILVNAKTDTAPVKAEARAQANVEGGGDAEKGMAQSPLPQSGEAPSAVVLEAMRKRQASLEETQQRLLSQLQASSQVSPPHQSGEPVPDASTPGREDQDQDSVLQNAQVAALAARVQAYNKRPRRTFVAPSAEASRYAQYLDGWRSRIEAVGTQNYPEEARGKLYGTLRMTVYVRADGSVADVEIDTPSQYPVLNQAARRIVQLAAPFAPFPPDIARDTDVLAITRTWNFVNDTLETRAP; from the coding sequence ATGGGCGCGCGCGCCCAGCACCATCTATGGCTGGCCCTGGCGATCTCGCTGATCGTTCATGCCGCCATCCTGGCGGTGCGCTTCGCGCCGCCCCGCACGCCGCGGCCGCCGGCCCAATCGCTGGAAATCATCCTGGTGAACGCCAAGACGGACACGGCGCCGGTCAAGGCGGAAGCGCGGGCGCAGGCCAATGTGGAAGGTGGCGGCGACGCGGAAAAAGGCATGGCCCAGTCGCCCCTGCCGCAATCGGGCGAGGCGCCCAGCGCCGTGGTGCTGGAAGCCATGCGCAAGCGCCAGGCGTCCCTGGAGGAAACCCAGCAGCGCCTGCTGTCCCAGCTTCAGGCCAGCAGCCAGGTCAGCCCTCCACACCAATCCGGCGAACCGGTGCCGGACGCCAGCACGCCGGGCCGCGAGGACCAGGACCAGGATAGCGTGCTGCAGAATGCCCAGGTCGCGGCGCTGGCGGCCAGGGTGCAGGCCTACAACAAGCGTCCGCGCCGTACCTTCGTCGCGCCGTCCGCCGAGGCATCCCGCTATGCGCAGTACCTAGATGGCTGGCGCAGCCGCATCGAAGCCGTCGGCACGCAGAATTACCCGGAAGAAGCGCGCGGCAAGCTCTACGGCACCTTGCGCATGACCGTCTACGTGCGCGCGGACGGCAGCGTGGCCGACGTGGAAATCGACACGCCATCGCAATACCCGGTGCTGAACCAGGCGGCGCGGCGCATCGTCCAGCTGGCGGCGCCCTTCGCGCCGTTTCCACCGGACATCGCGCGCGATACCGACGTCCTGGCAATCACGCGTACCTGGAATTTCGTCAACGACACGCTGGAGACCCGGGCGCCATGA
- the aroE gene encoding shikimate dehydrogenase, translating to MTMPSSTHVAGAAPGRYAVIGNPVAHSRSPRIHAMFGEQTGIPVDYGLLPAPLDGFEASVREFFASGGRGLNVTVPFKQEAWTLAGPRLSERARLAGAVNTLWQDDGALRGCNTDGVGLVADLRRLGVELNGARILMAGAGGAARGVLQPLAQAGCARIHIVNRTAEKAHALATEWLRATGAASPAVSAGGLEEAHKGGPWEVVINATSSSLGDAPPALPAGLYADGALAYDMMYGAQPTPFMRQARDDGAAATADGLGMLVGQAAESFFIWHGVRPDAEPVLAALRRELATAAPR from the coding sequence ATGACGATGCCTTCTTCTACCCATGTAGCCGGCGCGGCGCCAGGTCGCTACGCCGTCATCGGCAACCCGGTGGCGCATAGCCGTTCCCCGCGCATCCACGCCATGTTCGGCGAACAGACGGGCATTCCGGTCGACTACGGCCTGCTGCCGGCGCCGCTGGACGGTTTCGAAGCCAGCGTGCGGGAATTCTTCGCCAGCGGCGGGCGCGGGCTGAACGTGACCGTGCCCTTCAAGCAGGAGGCGTGGACGCTGGCGGGGCCGCGGCTCAGCGAGCGCGCCCGGCTGGCGGGGGCGGTGAATACCTTGTGGCAGGACGACGGCGCCCTGCGGGGTTGCAACACCGATGGCGTGGGCCTGGTCGCGGACCTGCGCCGCCTGGGCGTGGAGCTGAACGGCGCGCGGATATTGATGGCCGGCGCCGGCGGCGCCGCGCGCGGGGTGCTGCAACCGCTGGCGCAGGCCGGCTGCGCGCGCATCCACATCGTCAACCGCACGGCGGAAAAGGCGCACGCCCTGGCCACGGAATGGCTGCGGGCGACGGGGGCGGCGTCGCCCGCCGTCAGCGCCGGCGGCCTGGAAGAGGCCCACAAGGGCGGCCCGTGGGAGGTGGTCATCAACGCCACCTCCAGCAGCCTGGGCGACGCGCCTCCGGCCCTGCCGGCCGGACTCTATGCGGACGGGGCGCTCGCCTACGACATGATGTACGGCGCCCAGCCCACGCCCTTCATGCGCCAGGCGCGGGACGATGGCGCGGCGGCCACGGCCGACGGGCTCGGCATGCTGGTGGGCCAGGCGGCGGAAAGCTTCTTCATCTGGCATGGCGTGCGCCCCGATGCCGAACCGGTCCTGGCCGCGCTGCGGCGGGAGCTGGCGACGGCCGCGCCGCGGTAA